One Pirellulales bacterium genomic window carries:
- a CDS encoding CDGSH iron-sulfur domain-containing protein, with protein MSQPVVIRCRENGPLVIEGPFQLIDHQGNIFTLPANKPVVALCRCGASANKPFCDGAHRNCSFVGNTLAPPPAPSTGVDVPS; from the coding sequence ATGTCCCAGCCGGTCGTGATACGTTGTCGTGAAAATGGCCCCCTTGTTATTGAAGGCCCCTTTCAGTTGATCGATCATCAGGGAAATATTTTCACTCTTCCAGCCAATAAGCCGGTTGTTGCCCTTTGTCGCTGCGGCGCTTCCGCCAATAAGCCCTTTTGCGACGGTGCGCATCGGAATTGCAGCTTTGTGGGAAATACCCTGGCCCCCCCGCCAGCTCCTTCCACCGGGGTGGATGTTCCTTCCTAG
- the thpR gene encoding RNA 2',3'-cyclic phosphodiesterase encodes MPILRTFIAVEIGPDVAGRAQTLINRLKATDAKVSWIRPQQMHFTLNFLGDIRDREIPELLRLVTDAVRPLPAFDLLCRGLGVFPSLENPRTIWLGVTTGAEAMIELHQALDRGLKQLGLRGEGRRFRPHLTLGRVRSLPHGPENLAELIAEYAAYEAGVMSVCDVTIMHSDPHGNGSSYEPLGQAELLG; translated from the coding sequence ATGCCCATCTTGCGCACGTTTATCGCCGTCGAGATCGGCCCCGATGTGGCCGGTCGGGCGCAAACGCTGATTAACCGGCTCAAAGCCACCGATGCCAAGGTTAGCTGGATTCGGCCCCAGCAAATGCACTTTACGCTGAATTTTTTGGGGGATATCCGCGACCGCGAAATCCCTGAACTGCTGCGACTGGTAACAGACGCCGTCCGGCCCCTCCCCGCATTTGACTTACTCTGCCGCGGCCTGGGCGTTTTTCCCTCGTTGGAAAATCCCCGCACGATTTGGCTGGGGGTTACCACCGGGGCGGAGGCCATGATCGAACTGCATCAGGCTCTTGACCGGGGACTCAAGCAGCTAGGCCTCCGGGGCGAAGGACGCCGCTTTCGACCGCATTTGACCCTGGGACGGGTACGCTCCTTGCCCCACGGGCCGGAAAACTTGGCGGAATTAATCGCGGAATACGCCGCCTACGAGGCGGGCGTCATGAGCGTCTGCGATGTCACGATTATGCATAGCGACCCCCACGGCAATGGCTCCTCGTACGAACCGCTGGGCCAAGCGGAATTACTGGGTTGA
- a CDS encoding triphosphoribosyl-dephospho-CoA synthase encodes MNISPLSNLTDCVFWACLLEATAAKPGNVHRGADFEDLTYPDLIMAGQAIAPVLAQSPSLPLGQAIHAAVAATRAAVNTNANLGIILLLAPLCLVPRHQSLAEGISAVLDNLSPQDATLTYAAINLARPGGMGQVTQADLQAAPPQDLLAAMRFAAQYDSIARQYATNFHDLWHLVVPSLRQNLQRLPTLAAIVKTFVEVLAALPDTLIQRKCGVATARHASDWAAEVLAAAKDSDESYQQALADWDFWLRSDGHRRNPGTTADLICAGLFVGLREGWLRPPFQWE; translated from the coding sequence GTGAATATTTCTCCTCTGTCCAATCTGACGGACTGTGTCTTTTGGGCCTGCCTCTTAGAGGCTACCGCCGCAAAACCGGGCAACGTCCATCGCGGTGCGGATTTTGAGGATCTAACCTATCCCGATCTGATCATGGCGGGACAGGCCATCGCCCCGGTTTTAGCCCAGTCCCCTTCCCTCCCTTTGGGCCAGGCGATTCACGCTGCGGTTGCCGCCACTCGCGCCGCCGTGAACACCAACGCCAATTTGGGGATTATTTTATTGTTGGCCCCGCTCTGCCTGGTACCACGGCATCAATCCTTGGCAGAGGGCATATCCGCTGTACTAGATAATCTATCTCCTCAAGACGCCACATTAACCTACGCCGCGATCAACCTGGCCCGACCCGGAGGAATGGGCCAGGTCACGCAGGCTGATTTACAAGCCGCTCCGCCGCAGGACTTGCTGGCGGCGATGCGGTTTGCCGCCCAATACGATTCAATCGCCCGTCAATACGCCACCAATTTTCATGACCTTTGGCATTTGGTGGTCCCCAGCCTGCGACAAAACCTGCAACGCCTCCCCACGCTGGCGGCCATTGTAAAAACGTTCGTCGAAGTGCTGGCCGCCTTGCCCGATACCCTGATTCAACGGAAATGCGGTGTCGCAACAGCTCGACACGCCAGTGACTGGGCGGCCGAAGTGCTGGCCGCGGCTAAGGATAGCGACGAAAGTTACCAACAAGCCTTGGCGGATTGGGATTTTTGGCTGCGATCGGATGGGCATCGCCGCAATCCGGGCACAACCGCCGACCTGATATGCGCAGGCCTATTTGTGGGCCTGCGCGAGGGCTGGCTGCGACCCCCATTTCAATGGGAATAA
- a CDS encoding DUF1295 domain-containing protein: MFPLDPVSQFSYAGAGLLVGMTLLWLYQWRHRDAGIVDVGWSAGVGLSALWFAATTAGIDSRGWLIAGLNAVWSFRLAYYIFTDRVRGKSEDGRYQALRAYWGKYANGAFLLFFWGQALLVLVFAMSPWVALQPVVTGQSWLGNAALWPAWRIAGANWSAGDLLGVVVWTISITNEALADRQLARFRSNPVNKGKVCQAGWWRYSRHPNYFFEWLHWWSYVLWSITSSLWWLTLIAPSLMLYFLLKVTGIPATEAQALRSRGEAYREYQRTTSMFVPWWTGS, encoded by the coding sequence ATGTTCCCCCTCGACCCAGTGTCGCAGTTTAGCTACGCCGGCGCGGGTTTACTGGTTGGGATGACTCTGTTGTGGCTCTATCAATGGCGGCACCGGGACGCGGGGATTGTGGATGTGGGTTGGTCCGCGGGCGTGGGTTTGTCGGCACTGTGGTTTGCGGCCACGACTGCCGGGATTGATAGCCGCGGTTGGTTGATTGCGGGGTTAAACGCGGTTTGGTCCTTTCGCTTGGCGTATTACATTTTTACCGATCGCGTGCGTGGCAAAAGCGAGGATGGCCGCTACCAGGCCTTGCGCGCCTATTGGGGGAAATATGCGAACGGGGCGTTTTTGCTATTTTTTTGGGGACAGGCACTGTTAGTGCTGGTCTTTGCCATGTCCCCCTGGGTGGCGCTGCAACCTGTAGTGACCGGGCAATCGTGGCTAGGAAACGCCGCATTGTGGCCCGCCTGGCGGATTGCCGGAGCAAACTGGAGCGCGGGGGATTTGTTGGGCGTGGTGGTCTGGACAATTTCTATAACTAATGAAGCCCTGGCGGATCGACAGCTAGCCCGTTTTCGATCCAATCCCGTCAACAAGGGAAAGGTTTGCCAGGCGGGATGGTGGCGATATTCGCGACATCCAAATTACTTTTTTGAATGGTTGCATTGGTGGAGCTATGTCTTGTGGAGTATAACTAGCAGCCTTTGGTGGTTGACGCTTATCGCGCCCTCGCTCATGTTGTATTTTTTACTCAAGGTAACGGGTATCCCCGCGACCGAGGCCCAGGCGCTCCGCTCGCGTGGTGAAGCCTATCGCGAGTACCAAAGGACCACCAGCATGTTTGTGCCGTGGTGGACGGGGAGTTAG